A genomic region of Alnus glutinosa chromosome 11, dhAlnGlut1.1, whole genome shotgun sequence contains the following coding sequences:
- the LOC133881056 gene encoding germin-like protein subfamily 1 member 11, which produces MMKGVPRYLVTVLVLALACSLASAYDPSPLQDFCVSTNDSASGVYASFFLYNKLFLLHAVFVNGKFCKDPKLVTANDFFFSRLNIPRDTSNPLGSTVTLLNVDKILGLNTLGISLARIDFAPYGLNPPHIHPRGTEILVVLEGTLLVGFVTSNTDNRLFTKVLNAGDVFVFPIGLIHFQFNSGHTNAVAFAGLSSQNPGVITIANAVFGSNPPINADVLAKAFQLDRNVINFLQKKF; this is translated from the exons atgatgaaaggcGTTCCTAGGTATCTGGTAACCGTGCTCGTCTTGGCTTTGGCATGCTCCTTGGCCTCTGCATATGACCCCAGCCCTCTTCAAGATTTTTGCGTTTCAACCAACGATTCCGCTTCTGGAG tttatgcttcgttctttttatataacaaGCTTTTCCTTCTCCACGCAGTATTTGTGAATGGAAAGTTCTGCAAGGACCCCAAGCTTGTCACTGCCAATGACTTCTTCTTCTCCAGACTAAACATTCCTAGAGATACGTCAAATCCACTTGGATCGACTGTCACTCTCCTGAATGTGGACAAAATACTAGGCCTCAACACTTTAGGCATATCCTTGGCTCGCATTGACTTTGCACCATACGGCCTAAATCCTCCCCACATTCACCCTCGCGGAACCGAGATTCTTGTAGTCCTAGAGGGTACTCTGTTAGTTGGTTTTGTCACGTCCAACACAGATAACCGTCTCTTCACCAAAGTTCTTAATGCTGGAGACGTCTTTGTCTTTCCAATTGGTCTCATTCACTTTCAGTTCAATTCTGGGCATACCAATGCCGTAGCCTTTGCCGGTCTCAGCAGCCAGAATCCTGGGGTCATCACCATAGCAAATGCAGTCTTTGGATCTAATCCTCCCATCAATGCTGATGTTCTCGCCAAGGCCTTCCAACTGGACAGAAATGTGATtaattttcttcagaaaa